One window of the Triticum dicoccoides isolate Atlit2015 ecotype Zavitan chromosome 3B, WEW_v2.0, whole genome shotgun sequence genome contains the following:
- the LOC119276904 gene encoding uncharacterized protein LOC119276904, giving the protein MEISFEAWEGVQRHGQDIADRLAQGFTGLLQAPPQFPWPPVSHKLMPFEIDLPVVPFGAARGAAGAGKDFFPTAAVASVIDIGGRLGQAGVEIGTSVGGAVQHAVRQLPVPFRGAQIRRRKLQPTPSADGAVGLSSERAVDRCPLEAAAAAAAAATGSAAASTVSGVRNGDDLDEDDDGYGCEIGTLGNFKKSKGTVNMSATYNTRNNDIESSVVARGDLWRLEASRSGSTSGNDTSPLYLVQLGPLLFVRDSTLLLPVHLSKQHLLWYGYDRKNGVHSLCPAIWSKQRRWLMMSMMCLNPVACSFMDLQFPNGQVTYVAGEGITASGFVPLFGGLLQAHGKFPGETRMSFSCKNKRGTRFTPMFQWPDKSLSLGVTQALAYKRSGLMVRPSIQVSVCPTFGGSDPGVRAEVIHSLKEELNVMCGLSCSRNPSAFTALSIGRSKWNGQVGSSGVVVTLETPLNNIGRPSLSVQLNGGFEI; this is encoded by the exons ATGGAGATCTCTTTCGAGGCGTGGGAGGGGGTGCAGCGCCACGGCCAGGACATCGCCGACCGCCTCGCGCAGGGCTTCACGGGCCTGCTTCAGGCGCCGCCGCAGTTCCCGTGGCCGCCCGTATCGCACAAGCTCATGCCCTTCGAGATCGACCTCCCCGTCGTGCCCTTCGGCGCCGCGCGGGGCGCCGCCGGCGCCGGCAAGGActtcttccccaccgccgccgtcgcctccgtcaTCGACATCGGCGGCAGGCTCGGCCAGGCCGGCGTCGAGATTGGCACATCCGTCGGCGGGGCCGTGCAGCACGCCGTGCGCCAGCTGCCCGTGCCCTTCCGGGgcgcccagatccgccgccgaAAGCTGCAGCCGACGCCTTCTGCGGACGGGGCCGTCGGCCTCTCCTCGGAGAGGGCCGTCGATAGATGCCCTCTCGAGGCGGCCGCCGCCGCTGCGGCCGCGGCCACTGGAAGCGCTGCCGCGTCGACTGTCAGTGGTGTTAGAAACGGGGACGACCTTGATGAAGACGATGACGGATATGGCTGCGAAATCGGAACCCTCGGAAACTTTAAGAAGTCCAAG GGTACCGTAAATATGTCAGCGACATACAACACCAGGAACAATGATATTGAGAGTTCTGTTGTTGCACGTGGAGACCTGTGGAGGCTAGAGGCATCACGCAGCGGTTCAACTTCTGGAAACGATACTTCGCCCCTTTACCTTGTTCAGCTGGGGCCTTTACTATTTGTTCGTGACTCTACACTCCTATTGCCTGTTCATCTGTCAAAGCAACATCTGCTGTGGTATGGCTATGATCGCAAG AATGGAGTGCATTCCCTCTGTCCAGCTATTTGGTCGAAACAGAGAAGATGGCTGATGATGTCGATGATGTGTCTTAACCCAGTAGCTTGC TCCTTTATGGATCTACAGTTCCCTAATGGGCAAGTAACGTACGTTGCTGGAGAAGGGATAACAGCGAGTGGTTTTGTTCCGTTGTTCGGTGGGTTGCTTCAAGCTCATGGGAAATTCCCAGGAGAAACAAGAATGAGCTTCTCTTGCAAG AACAAGCGAGGCACAAGGTTCACTCCTATGTTTCAATGGCCTGACAAATCTCTTTCACTTGGAGTTACTCAAGCCTTAGCATATAAAAGATCTGGTCTTATGGTGAGGCCCAGCATACAAGTCAG TGTATGCCCTACATTTGGAGGAAGTGATCCCGGGGTACGAGCAGAGGTCATCCATTCATTAAAAGAGGAACTAAATGTGATGTGTGGTTTATCCTGCTCAAGAAATCCGTCAGCTTTTACTGCTCTTTCT ATTGGGCGGTCAAAGTGGAATGGTCAAGTGGGCAGTTCTGGAGTAGTAGTCACGTTGGAAACACCTCTAAATAACATTGGAAGGCCGTCTTTATCTGTGCAGTTAAATGGCGGTTTCGAGATTTGA